One part of the Eucalyptus grandis isolate ANBG69807.140 chromosome 10, ASM1654582v1, whole genome shotgun sequence genome encodes these proteins:
- the LOC104422735 gene encoding glutaredoxin-C3 encodes MGGYRRAARRLLLPGLVAAVLLSLAAAPKEAAASTSSSAFVQNVIFSNKIAIFSKSYCPYCLRAKRIFSELHEQPYVVELDLRDDGARIQNVLLDLTGRRTVPQVFVNGKHVGGSDDLSAAVRSGQLQKLLASS; translated from the exons atgggCGGCTACCGGCGGGCAGCTCGCCGCCTCCTTCTCCCGGGGCTCGTGGCGGCGGTCCTCCTGTCCCTCGCAGCGGCGCCGAAGGAGGCTGCCGCTTCGACTTCGTCCTCGGCCTTCGTGCAGAATgtcatcttctccaacaagaTCGCCATCTTCTCCAAATCCTACTGCCC GTACTGCTTACGTGCCAAGCGCATTTTCAGTGAGCTGCATGAACAACCGTATGTTGTCGAACTTGATCTTAGAG ATGATGGTGCTCGAATTCAAAATGTTCTTTTAGATCTCACTGGTCGACGCACTGTCCCACAAGTATTTGTGAATGGCAAGCATGTCGGTGGCTCTGATG ATCTCAGTGCCGCCGTGAGGAGTGGTCAGTTGCAGAAGCTCCTTGCCAGTAGTTGA
- the LOC104422737 gene encoding uncharacterized protein LOC104422737, with product MGSISHGVRIGSEMAAVASASSWKPQDDLLLKKAVESGASLEALAKGAVQFSQRFTVGEIRERWHSLLYDPSISVEASARMIECETSAKKSGSCKENSETLGKRKAESIRKMYYAMRKRISSHSVNSIFPDEHDVNGYICNESFGHENHIQGHFGDQDPNANVLNPGLVMDPVAAKENSEQGGYLRNDYCNKFDEKVPVFPVEQLVRKDAESSDRRHEDTLSMHVDNTHPKDCAVIEAMEDCALIDMEPGLTLPDAGASNHSIELSSSHSRLPMWKTNEDVAAPAILMNDLDVLNGEKMGLQDHDNSFEKIMSDDNADFSSIWNEVLMMDVDEKGPTDKVCNETAISPGWDCVDSSDKDDTSLPCQTQTLNSNLASSQDANFPPMSDIRVDKLDVDHGYQHGSGDIDKLSSTVAPDPHLPGDISVEFMVCTLNMEDPEIPCNDDFIPSTSYHSHKARSGLSLSSTNRGNREQGRSFLKKEKNHTQSSEPCQIMGLQASSNFGPKYPLVSSGVKCEIAGSNYLNSVSRQALSAHLDQSPCMTASGPLHINGEVMTKLESSDICNAMTFPLDAEAGPTRDDFQEPQGSPSIVDPEESESGDDVPCFSDIEAMILDMDLCPNDWDTYVGREVSRYLHEDAMRAIVRLEQCVQSSIRRAIASRGALAVLCGRYLKHYIRKPEVILGRSTYDFDVDIDLGRGGGTNKISRRQALIKLEKDGSFSLKNLGRCSMFLNGREVASGQRLDLSSGCLIEVKGISFLFEMNPESVGQYLAKLQQ from the exons atgggttcaatttcacacGGGGTTCGAATCGGGAGCGAGATGGCGGCGGTCGCTTCGGCCTCCAGTTGGAAACCGCAGGACGATCTGCTGTTGAAAAAAGCTGTCGAG TCGGGCGCTTCTCTGGAAGCACTAGCTAAAGGAGCTGTACAGTTTTCCCAAAGGTTTACAGTTGGAGAAATCAGAGAGCGGTGGCATTCGCTTCTTTATGATCCTTCCATTTCTGTGGAAGCTTCTGCTCGAATGATTGAGTGCGAAACTTCAGCTAAAAAATCGGGGAGTTgtaaagaaaattcagaaactttagggaaaagaaaagccGAGAGCATTCGAAAAATGTATTATGCTATGCGGAAGAGGATTTCCAGCCATTCTGTAAATTCTATTTTCCCCGACGAACATGATGTGAATGGATACATTTGCAATGAAAGCTTTGGGCATGAAAATCACATTCAAGGCCACTTTGGTGACCAGGACCCTAATGCAAATGTTTTGAATCCTGGATTGGTCATGGATCCTGTTGCTGCTAAAGAAAATAGTGAACAAGGAGGGTACTTGAGAAATGATTACTGTAACAAGTTCGACGAAAAGGTCCCTGTATTCCCAGTCGAGCAACTAGTGAGAAAGGATGCTGAAAGTTCTGATCGTCGTCATGAAGATACCCTAAGCATGCATGTGGATAATACTCATCCAAAGGATTGTGCTGTTATTGAGGCCATGGAGGATTGTGCTCTTATTGATATGGAGCCAGGTCTCACGCTTCCAGATGCTGGTGCGTCCAATCACTCGATAGAACTCTCATCTTCTCATTCTAGGTTGCCTATGTGGAAGACGAACGAAGATGTGGCAGCACCTGCAATATTAATGAATGATCTCGATGTTCTCAATGGGGAGAAAATGGGTTTGCAAGATCATGACAACAGCTTTGAGAAAATTATGTCGGATGATAATGCAGATTTTTCCAGTATATGGAACGAGGTCCTGATGATGGATGTTGATGAGAAAGGTCCAACAGATAAGGTTTGTAACGAGACTGCTATATCACCAGGGTGGGATTGTGTGGACAGCAGTGATAAGGATGATACATCTCTTCCTTGTCAAACTCAAACACTGAATTCAAACCTGGCTAGCAGTCAAGATGCGAACTTCCCACCAATGTCAGATATCCGAGTTGATAAGTTAGACGTCGATCATGGATACCAGCATGGTAGTGGAGACATTGATAAGCTGTCATCAACAGTGGCACCAGATCCTCATCTTCCTGGAGACATTAGTGTGGAATTTATGGTATGCACATTGAATATGGAAGACCCAGAGATTCCGTGCAATGATGATTTTATCCCATCTACATCGTATCATAGCCATAAAGCACGCAGTGGCCTCTCTTTATCATCTACTAACCGAGGAAACAGAGAACAAGGACGAAGCttcttaaagaaagaaaagaatcacACACAATCTTCTGAGCCCTGTCAGATAATGGGGCTGCAGGCATCATCAAATTTCGGTCCAAAATATCCCCTTGTTAGTTCTGGGGTAAAATGCGAAATTGCAGGCAGTAACTATCTTAATTCTGTCTCCAGGCAGGCCCTCAGTGCCCATTTAGACCAGAGTCCATGCATGACAGCATCTGGACCCCTCCATATTAATGGAGAAGTGATGACCAAACTAGAGTCCTCTGATATATGCAATGCTATGACTTTTCCTTTAGATGCCGAAGCAGGACCTACAAGAGATGATTTTCAGGAACCACAAGGAAGTCCCTCTATCGTGGATCCAGAAGAGTCTGAAAGTGGAGATGATGTTCCTTGCTTTTCTGATATTGAAGCCATG ATACTCGACATGGATTTATGTCCCAACGACTGGGATACCTATGTTGGTAGAGAAG tTTCTAGGTACTTACATGAGGACGCCATGAGGGCAATTGTTAGATTGGAACAATGTGTTCAATCTTCTATACGGAGAGCCATTGCTTCTCGAGGTGCCCTTGCAGTATTATGTGGGCGCTACTTGAAGCATTACATTAGAAAACCTGAG GTCATACTTGGCAGATCAACTTACGACTTTGATGTCGATATTGATctaggaagaggaggagggacgAACAAAATATCCCGACGACAG GCGTTGATCAAGTTGGAAAAGGacggttctttttctttgaagaatctGGGCAGGTGCTCCATGTTCTTGAACGGGAGAGAAGTTGCCAGCGGGCAGCGACTGGATCTTAGCTCGGGCTGTTTGATCGAG GTCAAAGGGATAAGCTTTTTATTCGAGATGAACCCCGAATCCGTCGGTCAGTACCTGGCAAAGTTGCAGCAGTAG
- the LOC104423962 gene encoding GATA transcription factor 5, which produces MECVEAALKTGFGKDAMLVKLMRPHAFSDDLLAFNSHAGAPAGGDGGDGDDFVDDLFDFSNDEAFAGQEEEARTEETAGHEQTPQKQKREPRGGSDEDGASVSAGQKDDLGLVPHLPAEDLADLEWLSHFVEDSFSHFSEPLPAGVLLQNPTSREDRSEPESESSGSSRPGFATPLPSKARSKRPRSGGRAWSLGVPSLAEPSSSSSSSTTASSPLLASPWFAHLNRSRSLEPVEPEPWEAKPPMKKQKSKPAAASETAGPARRCSHCGVQKTPQWRAGPNGAKTLCNACGVRFKSGRLYPEYRPACSPTFSSELHSNHHRKVLEMRRKKESMTTTALGQPEPGRAVPSF; this is translated from the exons ATGGAGTGCGTTGAAGCCGCTTTGAAGACCGGGTTCGGGAAGGACGCGATGCTGGTGAAGCTGATGAGGCCCCACGCCTTCTCCGACGACCTCCTGGCCTTCAATTCCCACGCCGGCGCCCCcgccggcggcgacggcggcgacggcgacgacttCGTGGACGACCTCTTCGACTTCTCCAACGACGAGGCCTTCGCCGGACAGGAGGAAGAGGCGAGGACAGAGGAGACGGCGGGCCACGAGCAGACGCCGCAGAAGCAGAAGCGGGAGCCCCGCGGCGGTAGCGACGAGGACGGTGCGTCCGTCTCCGCCGGGCAAAAGGACGATTTGGGGCTCGTGCCGCACCTTCCG GCCGAGGATTTGGCGGACCTCGAGTGGTTGTCGCATTTCGTGGAGGACTCGTTCTCGCACTTCTCGGAACCGCTTCCGGCGGGCGTACTGCTCCAGAACCCCACGAGCCGCGAGGACCGGTCCGAACCGGAATCGGAATCTTCCGGCTCGTCCAGACCCGGGTTCGCGACTCCGCTCCCCTCGAAAGCCCGGAGCAAGCGGCCCCGGTCCGGCGGCCGGGCATGGTCCCTGGGCGTCCCGTCTCTCGCCGAGCCGTCCTCGAGCTCTTCGTCCTCGACGACGGCCTCGTCGCCCTTGCTCGCCAGCCCTTGGTTCGCGCACCTGAACCGGAGCCGGAGCCTCGAGCCGGTCGAACCGGAGCCCTGGGAGGCCAAGCCGCcgatgaagaagcagaagagcAAGCCCGCTGCTGCTTCGGAGACGGCCGGACCGGCCCGACGGTGCAGCCACTGCGGCGTGCAGAAGACCCCGCAGTGGAGGGCCGGCCCCAACGGGGCGAAGACGCTGTGCAACGCGTGCGGGGTCCGGTTCAAGTCGGGCCGGCTGTACCCGGAGTACCGGCCCGCGTGTAGCCCCACGTTTTCTAGCGAGCTGCACTCGAACCACCACCGCAAGGTGCTGGAGATGAGGCGCAAGAAGGAGTCAATGACGACGACGGCACTGGGTCAGCCCGAGCCCGGTCGGGCCGTGCCCAGCTTTTGA